The Cryptococcus gattii WM276 chromosome B, complete sequence genome has a segment encoding these proteins:
- a CDS encoding uncharacterized protein (Similar to TIGR gene model, INSD accession AAW41846.1), with amino-acid sequence MPFLRKSSISKKEGLNSNGSPRVPSSKNDTASRMRDVSDSSAVDDGTSSNGKHKRKHTLLGSKGRKKLSSLFSSSSSLSSYIEREGTASPKQGRSKLNVSSTSSGTSTPSRSTQPGGVADTQAALNKLSIGATGDQVTESPESSPTVTPNEAAKRQRRESLWSQWELEGAGESSDEDDAFLTPSEGLSEVEEADEEEDEHSTALKRERQPSDEAAIAHITSTIPGPLSSPTDVKVEPTNVVKGSIASDGDIAGTGISTIHRTFPSTAETKVKRHMSHNRPEATTVDQAAVLAADIETCREAIRMFLTSRMKEAEEFCEESESEGHHLYLQSAMGIIEALKGMMTFDSVDLHNALEICKSTAVTASSLRRSSDNVFSRLGGMVKSHGGLARVKAMTPLERHAELVYAEQSLMKAMLAIISGGDWIGLVREALNMRTAHGIYRNLQHFLEDADKHGYDDDIDMDFRSGVLLGTGTSSLMLSLLPGKVLKIAEVFGYAGDRKVALATLMAAGGWSHDSPEPAFDETNEGLRRPVCDLILLAFHLVISVLIPITGVDVPLAKNILAYNMRRYPNGVFFLYFQARLHTTQCQPAEANDSLQRALDLKLEYIQLQHMCLWDYACNHMMLGNWKGALDCFSILKDESNWSRAVYTYAAAACIVELIEDGDQHAKISEAERLMQQIPKLTKKIAGKSLPIEKFASRKARKFSSQSSRLFLPALELAYVFGSLSNTPRRSLLDIHIPRLNEMMKKLENGEENYGNGTGKEFWDDYVLAHFLRGMCQFIARYQPLDADPSTRVVLPTDPSNHDLDQAAEKDFKAVIRHTPDVQLDHWILFHCYYELGRLYARRGDDEQAKHNFEVVMSGKLPEHNAYMAKAAGKYSLEGALLLKTHAALSAVKEREKEKSGKR; translated from the exons ATGCCTTTCCTTCGCAAGTCATCAATATCCAAAAAGGAAGGCCTGAATTCCAACGGTTCACCCAGGGTACCCAGCTCGAAGAATGATACGGCATCAAGGATGAGGGATGTAAGCGACTCGAGTGCAGTCGATGATGGAACGAGCTCAAATGGCAAACACAAGAGGAAACATACATTGCTAGG CTCTAAAGGACGGAAAAAGCTTTCTTCTTTattctcttcatcttcatctctaTCCTCCTATATTGAACGCGAAGGAACTGCATCTCCCAAACAAGGTCGATCCAAACTCAACGTATCATCGACTTCTTCGGGTACTTCAACGCCTTCTCGGTCCACTCAACCGGGAGGTGTCGCAGATACTCAAGCCGCTCTTAATAAACTGAGTATTGGAGCCACGGGTGATCAAGTGACGGAGTCTCCAGAATCATCACCAACTGTCACACCAAATGAAGCAGCAAAACGCCAGCGGCGTGAAAGCTTGTGGTCACAGTGGGAGCTGGAAGGAGCAGGCGAATCGTCCGATGAAGACGATGCGTTCCTCACGCCTTCGGAGGGCCTCAGTGAAGTAGAGGAGGcagacgaagaagaggacgagCATTCTACCGCTCTCAAAAGGGAACGTCAACCTTCAGATGAAGCTGCTATTGCTCATATTACGTCTACAATCCCTGGCCCTTTATCCTCCCCCACTGATGTCAAGGTTGAGCCTACAAATGTTGTCAAGGGTTCAATTGCATCCGATGGTGATATTGCCGGAACCGGAATTTCAACTATCCATAGAACATTTCCATCAACTGCCGAGACAAAAGTCAAGCGACACATGTCTCATAACCGTCCTGAGGCAACTACTGTCGATCAGGCAGCTGTATTAGCTGCTGACATCGAGACCTGTCGAGAGGCTATTCGCATGTTTTTGACTAGCCGAATGAAGGAGGCTGAAGAGTTTTGCGAAGAAAGCGAATCAGAAGGCCACCACCTCTATTTGCAAAGTGCAATGGGCATTATTGAAGCGCTCAAAGGCATGATGACCTTCGACTCTGTTGACTTGCACAACGCCCTCGAAATCTGCAAATCGACTGCAGTTACGGCATCGTCTCTTCGTCGATCTTCTGACAACGTTTTCTCACGTTTAGGGGGTATGGTGAAGTCTCACGGAGGTTTGGCTAGGGTGAAAGCCATGACGCCACTGGAGAGGCATGCGGAGTTAGTCTATGCGGAGCAATCGTTAATGAAGGCGATGTTGGCCATTATCAGCGGAGGTGACTGGATCGGACTCGTCAGAGAGGC CCTGAATATGCGTACTGCCCATGGTATCTATCGGAATTTGCAACATTTCTTGGAGGATGCAGATAAGCATGGCTATGACGATGATATTGATATGGACTTCCGATCT GGTGTTCTTCTTGGTACCGGCACATCATCCCTTATGCTTTCTCTTTTACCTGGCAAAGTCCTGAAG ATTGCCGAAGTCTTTGGTTACGCCGGAGATCGAAAGGTCGCTCTGGCAACGCTCATGGCTGCCGGTGGTTGGTCCCACGACTCACCAGAGCCTGCTTTCGACGAGACGAATGAGGGATTAAGGAGGCCTGTTTGTGATCTGATCTTGTTGGCCTTCCATTTGGTGATATCAGTCCTAAT TCCTATCACTGGTGTAGACGTTCCCTTAGCAAAGAACATCTTAGCATACAACATGAGGCGATACCCTAACG GTGTTTTCTTCTTGTACTTCCAAGCTCGACTCCACACTACACAGTGCCAGCCTGCTGAAGCCAACGATTCCCTCCAGCGGGCTTTGGACCTCAAGTTGGAGTATATTCAGTTGCAACATATGTGCTTG TGGGATTACGCCTGTAATCATATGATGCTGGGTAATTGGAAAGGCGCTTTGGACTGCTTCTCAATTCTCAAAGACGAGTCTAATTGGAGTCGAGCCGTATATACATA TGCCGCTGCTGCTTGCATCGTTGAATTAATCGAGGATGGTGACCAGCATGCCAAAATCTCAGAGGCCGAAAGGTTGATGCAGCAGATACCAAAGTTAACCAAAAAGATCGCTGGCAAATCATTGCCTATTGAG AAATTTGCCTCTCGAAAGGCGCGAAAATTCTCATCACAATCTTCTCGCCTTTTTCTTCCTGCTCTAGAGCTAGCCTACGTCTTTGGATCATTATCAAATACCCCTCGAAGGAGTCTTCTTGATATCCACATACCAAGGTTGAATgaaatgatgaagaaattagagaatggagaagaaaatTACGGTAATGGCACTGGCAAAGAATTCTGGGACG ATTATGTCCTGGCACACTTCCTTCGTGGCATGTGCCAATTCATTGCTCGGTATCAGCCGCTCGATGCCGACCCCTCAACTCGAGTCGTACTCCCAACCGATCCATCGAACCACGATCTCGATCAAGCAGCCGAGAAAGATTTCAAAGCAGTCATCAGGCATACTCCTGATGTCCAGCTTGACCATTGGATTTTATTCCATTGTTATTATGAGTTGGGTAGATTGTAtgcaagaagaggagatgatgaaCAAGCGAAGCATAACTTTGAGGTGGTCATGTCTG GGAAATTGCCTGAGCACAATGCATACATGGCTAAAGCGGCGGGCAAATACTCTCTTGAAGGCGCGTTACTTCTGAAAACACACGCGGCTTTATCTGCTGTGAAAGAGcgagagaaagaaaaatCCGGTAAAAGGTAA
- a CDS encoding uncharacterized protein (Similar to TIGR gene model, INSD accession AAW41845.1): MVAKSVAVTGASGLLGRAVAAHFISQGDQVISLANSRADRDPHYTKLDLMDQETVKNFFKTNNIDFVVHCAAERRPDVAEADPEKAAKINAAVPAQLAALAREQGFTLIYISTDYVFNGRNPPYEVNDTPDPLQMYGRQKLDGEKAVLAEHEKGAKVTVLRIPILYGRTEYNAESAVNVLRDVVEDQSGKTYKMDARQTRFPTNVEDIGRVLYDLAHLEQPLPPILHYASPAPALTKYDMTRIIAKHLNLPIDHVIKDITVPTGATPRPENTQLSTKALKELGIDVSEKKAFEDWWAEYVKEK, translated from the exons ATGGTAGCCAAATCAGTCGCAGTCACTGGTGCCAGTGGTCTTCTTGGACGAGCTGTTGCTGCTCACTTCATCTCCCAGGGTGACCAAGTCATCTCTCTCGCCAATAGCCGAGCAGACAGGGATCCTCACTACACTAAGCTCGACTTGATGGATCAGGAGACCGTCAAAAATTTCTTCAAAACCAACAACATAGACT TTGTCGTACACT GCGCTGCCGAGCGCCGCCCTGATGTTGCTGAGGCT GATCCCGAGAAAGCTGCGAAG ATTAATGCTGCTGTCCCTGCTCAGCTTGCTGCTCTTGCCAGAGAACAAGGGTTCACTCTCATTTACATTTCCACAGACTACGTCTTCAATGGTCGCAA CCCTCCTTATGAAGTGAATGACACCCCTGATCCTCTTCAAATGTACGGTCGCCAGAAGCTCGACGGTGAAAAGGCTGTCCTCGCTGAGCACGAGAAGGGTGCAAAGGTCACTGTTCTTCGAATCCCTATTTTGTACGGGAGGACAGAATACAATGCTGAATCCGCCGTCAACGTCCTTCGAGACGTCGTGGAGGATCAGTCTGGCAAGACCTATAAGATGGATGCCCGACAAACCAGATTCCCTACCAACGTAGAGGACATTGGTCGGGTGCTTTACGATCTGGCTC ACTTGGAGCAGCCACTTCCTCCCATTTTGCACTATGCTTCTCCAGCTCCTGCCCTTACCAAATATGACATGACAAGGATCATTGCAAAGCATCTTAATCTCCCTATTGATCATGTTATCAAGGACATTACCGTTCCCACCGGTGCCACTCCTCGACCAGAGAACACTCAATTGAGTACCAAGGCCTTGAAAGAGTTGGGTATCGACGTGAGCGAAAAGAAGGCCTTTGAAGACTGGTGGGCAGAATATGTCAAGGAAAAGTAG
- a CDS encoding Nucleolar RNA m(5)C methyltransferase, putative; Nop2p (Similar to TIGR gene model, INSD accession AAW41844.1; essential for processing and maturation of 27S pre-rRNA and large ribosomal subunit biogenesis), with protein MGRRSKNKQGPPAPLPGSIPEKAESRRQKTKKRAPSAVTNEVASRGKALKGPGASVAGGRKKGVIVGKTGKVIRGPKGKKVDEVDEDSDLDEALQPGEYSSDEEEEVEQPKTKKSKKATKNESEDEEELARGPAKELVFSDSEEEEEDDDNLNDDDEALPKGLHNFDLDAAPPSDDDEEDLEMADEFDMDEDEFGSEEGDEEDSAFASSGDEDADMAEDEDAQAGEDEEDGIQTNLEDDLEETYTLPAVDNGGEEEGHEHGTSLREVENRMRWLVGVVLNKEEKVSKGVPGKSRSDHMLQLQHDIATYFGYNTFLVGKLMKLFAADEALAFFESNESPRPVTIRANTLRTRRRDLAQALINRGVTLEPIGKWSKVGLQVFESPVPIGATPEYLAGHYMLQAASSFLPVIALAPQPNERVLDMASAPGGKTTYISALLQNTGIVFANDSNKARTKSLTANVHRMGCKNVVVCNYDAREFPKVMGGFDRVLLDAPCSGTGVISKDASVKVNKTERDFQLLAHLQKQLILCAIDSVNPNSSTGGYLVYSTCSVTVDENESVVDYALRKRPNVKLVETGLDFGVHGFKSFEGKNFHSSVSLTRRFYPHKHNMDGFFVAKFKVEPRKKLTKAPVAEEDDSPQMIINEEGEIVPEETAKFDAAEDEELIRESKRKALKKKGIKVSVKGGENGSKGKGKAGKA; from the exons ATGGGCCGACGATCCAAGAACAAGCAAGGACCTCCAGCCCCTCTCCCAGGGTCTATTCCAGAGAAGGCTGAAAGCAGACGTCAAAAGACAAAGAAGCGCGCTCCTTCAGCTGTTACCAATGAAGTCGCTAGTCGCGGCAAGGCGCTCAAAGGCCCTGGAGCTTCGGTTGCTGGAGGTAGAAAGAAGGGTGTAATTGTCGGGAAGACGGGGAAGGTGATTAGAGGGCCTAAGGGTAAGAAGGTTGACGAGGTGGATGAAGATAGCGACTTGGACGAAGCTTTGCAGCCCGG AGAGTACTCTAGtgacgaggaggaggaggttgaACAACCAAAAACTAAAAAGTCAAAAAAGGCCACGAAGAATGA AtcagaagatgaagaagaactCGCTAGAGGTCCCGCCAAGGAACTTGTTTTCTCTGATTccgaagaggaggaagaagatgatgacaACTTGAACGACGATGACGAGGCTCTGCCCAAGGGCCTACACAATTTTGACCTTGATGCTGCGCCTCCTTCAGAcgatgacgaagaagacTTGGAGATGGCTGATGAATTTGACatggatgaggatgagtTTGGGTCTgaagagggagatgaggaagattCCGCCTTTGCTTCTTCAGGTGATGAGGATGCCGACATGgcagaagatgaggatgcACAAGCTGGcgaggacgaagaagacggAATTCAAACCAATCTTGAGGATGACCTTGAAGAGACCTACACTTTACCGGCTGTCGATAatggtggagaagaggaaggacATGAGCACGGTACCAGTTTGAGAGAAGTGGAGAATAGGATGAGATGGTTGGTAGGTGTTGTTTTGAacaaggaagaaaaagtCTCGAAGGGCGTTCCCGGCAA ATCCAGATCAGACCACATGCTTCAACTCCAACACGACATTGCTACTTACTTTGGCTACAACACTTTCCTTGTTGGCAAGCTTATGAAGCTTTTCGCTGCTGACGAAGCACTGGCCTTCTTTGAATCCAACGAATCTCCTCGACCTGTCACTATCCGAGCCAACACTCTTCGTACCCGTAGACGTGACCTCGCCCAGGCCCTCATCAACCGAGGCGTCACTCTAGAACCCATTGGTAAATGGTCCAAGGTGGGGTTGCAAGTTTTCGAGTCCCCTGTTCCTATCGGTGCCACACCAGAATACTTGGCTGGTCACTACATGCTTCAGGCTgcttcctctttccttcccGTAATCGCACTTGCCCCTCAACCCAATGAACGTGTCCTTGACATGGCTTCCGCTCCCGGCGGTAAGACCACCTACATCTCTGCCCTTCTTCAAAACACAGGTATCGTTTTTGCCAACGACTCCAACAAGGCTCGAACAAAGAGTCTTACTGCAAATGTACACAGAATGGGGTGCAAGAACGTTGTAGTTTGCAATTATGATGCGAGAGAGTTCCCCAAGGTGATGGGAGGGTTCGATAGGGTATTGCTGGATGCGCCATGTAGTGGAACAGGTGTCATCAGCAAAGATGCTAGTGTCAAGGTTAACAAA ACCGAAAGGGACTTCCAACTTCTCGCTCACCTTCAAAAACAACTAATTCTCTGTGCCATTGACTCTGTCAACCCGAACTCTTCCACAGGCGGTTATCTCGTCTATTCTACTTGTTCTGTAACTGTGGACGAGAATGAGAGTGTCGTAGATTACGCATTGAGGAAGAGGCCTAATGTCAAGCTCGTCGAAACAGGCTTGGACTTTGGTGTTCATGGTTTCAAAAGCTTTGAAGGCAAGAACTTCCACTCTAGTGTGTCGCTTACCAGACGT TTCTACCCTCATAAACATAATATGGACGGTTTCTTCGTGGCCAAATTCAAGGTCGAACCTCGCAAGAAACTCACCAAAGCTCCTGTTGCCGAAGAGGATGATAGTCCACAAATGATTATCAAcgaggaaggagagattGTACCAGAGGAAACAGCCAAATTCGATGCGgcggaggatgaggagTTGATTAGGGAGAGCAAGAGGAAGGCTTTGAAGAAAAAGGGCATCAAGGTCTCGGTGAAGGGAGGAGAGAATGGAAGtaaaggaaaaggaaaggcGGGGAAGGCCTAA